Sequence from the Maribellus comscasis genome:
ACTTTTTTCTATCGTGCAGGGACATACTCACATCCCTATGCAATCTCCTGTCCATGGATTTTTTCATTTGATTGGTGTTTCTCTTTATTCCTATGCTATCCCTTCAGTATTTAACCTCCCATCATTAGAATTAAATCAGGAATTTATTTCTTTAACAACTTTTCTGGGCAGAGATGGCAATGTCCTTAATGAAAAAATGGCGTTAGCCGAAACTACAGAACAGCGTATTGAAATCCTTAACTGCTATTTCAAATCTCTATTGAAAAATCAGAAAATAGTGGATCCGAAGATGATAAGAGCCATCCAGGAAATAAAAAGATATAATTGCAATCCTAAAATAATCGATCTGGCCGTTAATTCCTTCCTCTCTCAAAAACAGTTCAATAGACGTTTCAAAGAGTTTTCCGGTTTCAATCCCAAAGTTTATGCAAGAATTATCCGCCTTGAATCTGCCATAAAGAGATACCCTAATTTTCGTAACCTTACAGAGTTAGCGCATAACACCGGATATTATGATCAAGCCCACTTTATCCGCGAGTTCAAAGAGCTAACAGGCTTTAGTCCGAGAGAATTCTGGAAGCTGAGTGAGGATAAAAACTAAAATGTCCATTTTATACAATTTACCTATCTTTCAGGTAAATACCTTTGTCTGTTGTTTAGTATTGAATTAAAGATAATGAAAGCAGTTACAATTAAGAGATATGGAGCTCCGGATGTACTCCGGCTTGAAAACATTAAAAAACCTTCACATAAAGAAGACGAGGTATTAATAAGGATAAATGCTATACCTGTTACTACTGAAGACCCCTTACAAAGAAAAGGGGAACCATACTTTACAAGGTTATTTTTAGGTTTAACAAAACCAAAAAACTTTGTATTGGGTGCTGAATTTTCAGGAGAAATAGAATCAATAGGCAAAAATGTAAATGAATTTAAAATCGGAGATAAAGTATTTGGGCATTCGGGGAAGAATTTAGGCTGTTACGCAGAATATGTTTGTGTTCAGGAGCAAGGTTTATTATTAAAAAGGCCAAAAAACATGAATGACGAAGATGTAGCACCTGTATGTACATTTATGGCTGCCTGGAATTTTATGGCAGCCCTGGCAAAAGTAAAAAGCAACCAAAAAGTTCTTATTAATGGTGCTTCGGGAAC
This genomic interval carries:
- a CDS encoding helix-turn-helix domain-containing protein; its protein translation is MEYREIAPCNELKDFISHYWVGTWDTNKQAPTELYYITASSLTEITFAFSGTEKHDELLFSIVQGHTHIPMQSPVHGFFHLIGVSLYSYAIPSVFNLPSLELNQEFISLTTFLGRDGNVLNEKMALAETTEQRIEILNCYFKSLLKNQKIVDPKMIRAIQEIKRYNCNPKIIDLAVNSFLSQKQFNRRFKEFSGFNPKVYARIIRLESAIKRYPNFRNLTELAHNTGYYDQAHFIREFKELTGFSPREFWKLSEDKN